TATAAGGAAGTATTAAATGAAAACAAAGATTTCGAAAAACATATAGAGACATCTATAGAAAAATGGAAAAAAGAAAAATTAGATAATCAAACTATAGGAATAAAAATAATAAAAGAAACTTTTGAACACTATAAATATCAAGAACCTATGATAGTAATTGCGTACAATGTACCTTATTATCCACATAGATATTTTGATAGTGAAAATCCTAAATATACTAATTTGTTAGATTCATTAGATAATATGAGAACTTATGCAAAAGAGAAATATAATATAGATTTAGAAAAAGAAAATTTCTTCATGGGTATAAGTGATTTAAGCTATACAGGTTTAGATGAAAAGTTTAATATAGAAAGTATTTGTGGAAATATGCCTGGATTAGGTCATACATATAAATTCCCAGAAAAAGAGTTAAAAGAATTTAACATACCATCTGTAGTATTTGGAGGCTTCGGAAAAGATTTTCACAAATATACAGAAAGATTAAATATTCCATATTCTATGGATATAGTTCCGGACTTGTATAGGTATATATTAAAGAAAATGCTGAAGTAAATAAGGAAAGTGCGTAGCACTTTCCTTAAGTGTTGACAAAAACATTGAGTAACAATAAAATAATCATATTGAATTAATGTGAATTAAAAAAGGAAATTAGGTGATAAAATGTCAAAAGGAACAGTTGCATTAGCTATGAGTGGAGGGGTAGATAGTTCAGTATCTGCTTACATATTAAAAGAAAAAGGTTATGATGTAATTGGGATTCATATGGACTTATGGACAGATGAAAGAAAAGAATATTGCAATAAATCTGCAGCGGAAGATGCTAGAAAAGTAGCAGAAAAATTAAATATTCCCTTTCATGTTATAAATATTGAAAAGAAATTTAAAGATAATGTTATTGATTATTTTATAGATGAATATTTAAGTGGTAGAACTCCTAATCCTTGTGTGGCTTGTAATAAAACTATAAAATTTGAAGCTTTTTTTAATGCAGCCAAAGAATTTGGAGCAGATTTTATGGCAACAGGACACTATTGCAAAATAGAAGAAAGAAATGGAAGAAAAGTTATAGTTAAAGCTGAAGATGATAAAAAAGATCAAACCTATATGATGTATAATCTAAAACAGTATCAGCTAGAGAGAACTATGATGCCTTGTGGTGAATATAAAAAAGATCATATAAGAGAAATAGCTGAAAGTATAGGTTTAGATGTATATAATAAAAAAGATAGTCAAGAGATATGTTTTATACCAGATAATGATCATGGTGGATTTATAAAAAGAAATTATAAAAAGAAAATAGATGAGGGAAATTTCGTTGATAAAAAAGGAAATATAATTGGAAAGCATAAAGGAATAATATATTATACTATAGGGCAAAGAAAAGGACTTGGCATTGCTTTAGGAAAACCAGCCTATGTAATTGATATAAATCCTATTACTAATCAAGTAGTTATAGGAGATGAAGAAGATATTTTTCGTACAGAGTTAATAGCGAAAAATATAAATTTTATTCCTTTTGATAAATTAGAAAAACCTATGAAATTAGAAGCTAAGGTTAGATATTCTGCTAAACCGTCTAAAGCAACTATAATACCTTTAGAAAATAATAAAGTAAAAGTAGTATTTGAAAATAAACAAAGAGCCATAACCAAAGGACAATCAGTAGTATTTTATGATAAAGATATGTTAGTAGGCGGAGGAATAATTGAAGGAATAGTATAAGCAGATTTCTTAGTTTAACATGTATGAAGTTTTAACTTTAACTAAAGATTAGAATTTGTTATCTACAAAGTAAGATTATTATATAAAAAGACCTTAATAGGTCTTTTTATTATGGAATTTATATGAAATTATTGTATGGTTTTAGATTTGAACTTAGTATTAAGTTTTCTATAAATATGGTTAAAAATATCTTAATTTATATACTCAAAAAGTATGCTTCTCAAAAAGTATCATAAATTAAGAAAGTTAAATAAAGTTAAAAGGATAGTAGTAAATATGTTAAACTATTAAGGGGGTCTTTATATTTAGGGAGGTATATTATGTCTATTGAAAAAGAAAGTTTTAATATTGAAAAAGAAAAATTAAATGAAACTATGGAATGGATAGAAGAAAAAATAACGTCTTTAAAGGAAAGCGAAGAACATATATCTAATAAAATAAATGAAATAAATAAGGAAGTTAAAGGGGCATATAGTTATGAAGTAGAGTCTCTTCAAAATTCTTTACAGATAAATAAAAAGAATCTAAATTCTTATAAATCATCAGTTTCTGCACCTTATTTTGCAAAAATCGATTTCAAGGAAAAATTAAAAGATAGTGAAAGTTTTTATATAGGAAAAGTAGGTTTGTTAGATGAAGAAGATAAAGAAGAGATGGTTGTAGATTGGAGATCACCTATAGCAGATCTTTATTATAGTGGTGTGCAAGGGAAGTCTTCTTATGAAGCACCTATTGGAAATATAGAAGGTGAACTTTTACTTAAAAGAAAGTTTATTATAAAAAATCAAAAACTAATAGATGCCTTTGATGAAGGTATAAATGAAATTATATTAAATTTTAATGAGGAAAATGAACAAAAAGGAGAAAAGGCTTTAATAGATGAATTCTTAAAAATTAACTTAGAAGAAAATAGAGGCAACAAACTAAAAGATATAGTTTCAACTATACAAAAGGAACAAAATGATATTATAAGAGCAGATATGTATAAGCCACTTATAATACAAGGTTCTGCAGGTTCAGGGAAAACTACAATAGCTCTTCATAGAATAGCCTACTTATTATACAAATATAAAAATAAAATTACAGGAGAAGATATAGTAATTTTAGCTCCAAATAAATTATTTTTAGATTACATATCTGAAGTTCTTCCTAATTTAGGAGTTAATAAAGTGAAACAAAGCACTTTTAATAAATTTTCTAAAGAAATATTAAATTTTAATTATGAAATAATAGATAAGGATGAAAAATTATCTAAAATTATAGAAAATAGAAATAGTAAAGAAAACAAATTTATAACTAATGCTAGTAAAATAAAGGGTTCTTTAGTTTATAAAAAAATGTTAGATAGATATATAAAATATTTAGAATTAAATGATATGTTCATAAATGATATAAAAATACAGGGCTATGTATTGTTCCCTTCTAGAGAAATGATAAGGCTTTATAAAAATGATTTAAAGCATCTTCCTTTAAATAAAAGAAAAATTGAAATAAAAAGATATTTAAACAATAAAATAGATGCAAAAATTCAAAATGTATGGAATGACATAGATAAAGAGTATATCTTAAAAATAAGAGAAGTTAAATCAAAATATAAAGAAGATGAAGAGGAAGAAAAAAGAAACAATGTTATAAAATTATACGAAGAAAGAGATAAAAAGAAAGAAGAAATAAAATTAGAAGCAGAAGAAGTATTAAAGGAAACCATTAAA
Above is a window of Clostridium sporogenes DNA encoding:
- a CDS encoding AAA family ATPase, whose amino-acid sequence is MSIEKESFNIEKEKLNETMEWIEEKITSLKESEEHISNKINEINKEVKGAYSYEVESLQNSLQINKKNLNSYKSSVSAPYFAKIDFKEKLKDSESFYIGKVGLLDEEDKEEMVVDWRSPIADLYYSGVQGKSSYEAPIGNIEGELLLKRKFIIKNQKLIDAFDEGINEIILNFNEENEQKGEKALIDEFLKINLEENRGNKLKDIVSTIQKEQNDIIRADMYKPLIIQGSAGSGKTTIALHRIAYLLYKYKNKITGEDIVILAPNKLFLDYISEVLPNLGVNKVKQSTFNKFSKEILNFNYEIIDKDEKLSKIIENRNSKENKFITNASKIKGSLVYKKMLDRYIKYLELNDMFINDIKIQGYVLFPSREMIRLYKNDLKHLPLNKRKIEIKRYLNNKIDAKIQNVWNDIDKEYILKIREVKSKYKEDEEEEKRNNVIKLYEERDKKKEEIKLEAEEVLKETIKEWFIDDVVDVYRDMYMEEENLNYATTGIIPEALVNYMKNKIEDDANKEKIDEEDLAALLYLKINIDGIDDYKFAHMVIDEAQDYSPLELYVLKLISKSRGYTIVGDLGQSIYYYKGIENWRKLIKEVYQEGEYIPLKQSYRSTVEIVDFANKVLRKQKNNLEPAKAVLRHGKYPEEIEYEDKNDFYEKLNDIIKSMEGKEDKTVAIICKNHEQCENLKEFLHSKEEKQWEIVNKDTEILPKRIIIPSYITKGLEFDCSIIYNCSETNYRDSELDKKILYVVLTRALHEEYIFYKDNITSLLI
- the mnmA gene encoding tRNA 2-thiouridine(34) synthase MnmA, whose translation is MSKGTVALAMSGGVDSSVSAYILKEKGYDVIGIHMDLWTDERKEYCNKSAAEDARKVAEKLNIPFHVINIEKKFKDNVIDYFIDEYLSGRTPNPCVACNKTIKFEAFFNAAKEFGADFMATGHYCKIEERNGRKVIVKAEDDKKDQTYMMYNLKQYQLERTMMPCGEYKKDHIREIAESIGLDVYNKKDSQEICFIPDNDHGGFIKRNYKKKIDEGNFVDKKGNIIGKHKGIIYYTIGQRKGLGIALGKPAYVIDINPITNQVVIGDEEDIFRTELIAKNINFIPFDKLEKPMKLEAKVRYSAKPSKATIIPLENNKVKVVFENKQRAITKGQSVVFYDKDMLVGGGIIEGIV